The nucleotide window GCCCTGCGGCCACACGCCGAGGACGCCTTCGCCGAGGAGCTGAAGGCGCTCGCCGCCGCCGACGACCGGCCGCGTCCGCCGCGCTGGAACCTGTCGCCCTGGGCCGTGGCGAAGTACCTGCTCGGCGGCACGCTGCCGGACGGCACCGTGATCACCCCGAAGTACACCGGTCCCCGGCGCGTCGTCGAGGTGGCCGTCAGCACGCTCGCCACCGACCGGGCGCTGCTGCTGCTCGGCGTGCCCGGCACCGCCAAGACGTGGGTCTCCGAACACCTCGCGGCGGCGGTCAGCGGTGACTCCACGCTGCTGGTGCAGGGCACCGCGGGCACCCCGGAGGAGGCGATCCGCTACGGCTGGAACTACGCCCAGTTGCTGGCCGAAGGCCCGTCCCGGAAGGCCCTGGTACCGGGACCGGTCATGCGGGCCATGGCCGACGGCCGGCTCGCGCGCGTCGAGGAGCTGACCCGGATCCCCGCCGACGTGCAGGACACGCTGATCACTGTGCTCTCCGAGAAGACACTGCCGATACCGGAGTTGGGCGAGGAGGTGATGGCGGTGCGCGGGTTCAACCTGATCGCCACCGCCAACGACCGCGACCGCGGGGTCAACGAGCTGTCCAGCGCCCTGCGCCGGCGGTTCAACACCGTGGTCCTGCCACTGCCCGCAACCGTCGAGGAGGAGGTCTCCATCGTCACCCGCCGGGTCGCGCAGATCGGCCGCGGCATCGACCTGCCGCCGGTGCCGGAGGGGGCGGACGAGATCCGGCGCGTCGTCACCGTCTTCCGCGAGCTGCGCGAAGGGGTCACCGCCGACGGGCGCACCCGGGTCAAGTCGCCCTCCGGCACGCTCTCCACCGCCGAGGCCATCTCCGTGGTCACCGGTGGCCTCGCCCTGGCGGCCCACTTCGGCGACGGTGTGCTGCGCCCCGCGGACATCGCGGCGGGGATGCTCGGCGCGGTGGTCCGCGACCCGGCGGCCGACCGGCTGGTCTGGCGGGAATACCTGGAGTCGGTGGTGCGGGAGCGGGAGGGCTGGCAGGACTTCTACCGGGCGTGCCGGGAGGTGACGTCGGCATGACCGCCCGGACGCGCCCCGCGGACCCGCCGCCCGCCCCGGCCGGCTCCCCGTTGCTGCTCGGGGTGCGCCACCACGGGCCCGGGTCGGCGCGCGGGGTGCGGGCGGCGCTGGAACGCCACCGGCCGGCGGTGGTGCTGGTCGAGGGGCCGCGCGAGGCGGACGCGGTGGTGGAGCTGGCCGGGGCGGAGGGCATGCGGCCACCGGTGGCGTTGCTGGCGCACGCGGTGGACGACCCGGCGGTGGCGGCGTTCTGGCCGTTCGCGGAGTTCTCACCGGAGTGGCAGGCGATCCGCTGGGCGGTGGAGCGGCGGGTTCCGGTGCGCTTCATCGACCTGCCGGCCGCGCACACCCTGGCGTTGCGGCAGGCGCCGCCGGAGGAGGACGGCGTACGGGCGGACCCGCTCGCCGTGCTGGCCCGCACCGCCGGGTACGACGACCCGGAGCGCTGGTGGGAGGACGCGGTGGAGCACCGGGCGGGGGACGGTGACGTCACGGCGGCGTTCGCGGCGGTGGCCGAGGCGATGACGGTGCTGCGGGGGTCGCCGGGGGAGGGGGACCCGGGGGGTGTGGAGGCCGCCCGGGAGGCCCACATGCGGCTGCGGATCCGGGAGGCGGTGCGGGAGTTCGGGCACGCGGCGGTGGTCTGCGGGGCGTGGCACGTACCGGCGCTGGCCCGGGCGCGTCCGGTGACCGCCGACCGGCAGGCGGTGCGGGGGCTGCCGAAGGTGCGGGCCGCGATCACCTGGGTGCCGTGGACCCATCGGCGGCTGACCCGGAGCAGCGGTTACGGCGCCGGGATCGACTCCCCGGGGTGGTACGCGCATCTGTTCCGGCACGCGGGGCGGGAGCCGGGCGCCGTGCTCGCGGGGTGGCTGACCACGGTGGCCGGGCTGTTGCGGGAGGAGGACCTGCCGGTCTCCACGGCGCACGTGATCGAGGCGGTGCGGCTGGCGGAGACGCTCGCGGCGCTGCGCGGGCGCCCGTTGGCGGGGCTGGCGGAGAGCCTGGACGCGGCGCGGGCGGTGCTGTGCGAGGGGTCCGAGGTGCCGCTGGCGCTCGTGCGGGAGCGGCTGGTGGTCGGCGAGGCGCTGGGCCAGGTGCCGCCCGAGGCGCCGGCGGTGCCGCTCGCCCGCGACCTCGCCCGACTGCAAAGGGCGTTGAGGCTGCGTCCGGAGGCGGCCGAGCGCCGGCTCGACCTCGATCTGCGCAACGACACCGACGCGCGGCGCAGCCGGCTGCTGCACCGGCTCGCCCTGCTCGGCGTCGACTGGGGGCACCCGGATACGTCCCGCACCGGCGGCACGGGCACGTTCCGGGAGAGCTGGCGGCTGCGCTGGGAGCCGGAGTCGGCGGTGCGGGTGGCCGAGGCGGGCGTGTGGGGCACCACGGTACGGGCCGCGGCGACCGCGAAGACGCAGGACGCGGCGGGGTCGGCGGCCACCCTCGCCGAGGTCACCGCGCTCGCCGAACGCTGCCTGCCGGCCGGGCTGCCGGAGGCGCTGCGCACGGTGACACGGGCCCTCGCCGACAAGGCGGCGCTCGACACGGACGTCTCCCAACTGGCCCAGGCGCTGCCCGCGTTGGTGCGCTCGGTGCGCTACGGGGACGTGCGGGACACCGACGCGGCGGCGTTGCGGGAGGTCGCCGAGGGGATCGCGCTGCGGGTGTGCGTGGGGCTGCCGCCGGCCTGCGCGGGGCTGGACGAGTCGGGGGCCACGGTGATGCGCGGGCACCTGGACGCGGTGCACGCGGCGGTCGGGCTGCTCGGCGGTGCCGGGCCGGGGGAGCGGTGGGCGGCCACGCTCGGCGTGCTGGCCCGGCGGGACGCGGCGGTCTCCGGGCTGATCCGCGGCCGGGCGGTCCGCCTGCTGCTGGACGACGGGAGGCTCACCGCGCCGGAGGCGGAACGGCTGATGGCCCTGGCCCTGTCGCCCGGCACCCCGCACCGTGACGCGGCGGCCTTGATCGACGGCTTCCTGGCCGACGGCGGCATGCTCCTGGTCCACGACGAACGGCTGCTGGGCCTGGTCGACCGGTGGCTGACGGCGGTCCCGAAGGAGGCGTTCACCGACGTGCTGCCGCTGGTACGGCGGACGTTCGGGCGGTTCGAGGCCGGGGTGCGGCGGTCGGTGGGGGAGCTGGTGCGCCGCGGCACCGGCGGCGGCGCGGCGCGCGCGGCCGGGCCGGCGGAGGGCCTGCCGGGGTTCGCCCCTGAGCTGGACGCGGCCCGCGCCGACGCCGTACTGCCGGTGCTGCGGCTGCTGTTGGGACACCGGGAGGAGGGGGTGACGGCGTGAGCGGGGCGGCGGAGGAGACCGTGGACGGGGAGCGGCTGCGGCGCTGGCGGATGGTGCTCGGCGGGGGCGCGGCGGACGGCACGGGGCGGCTGCTCACCGGGCGGGACGCGGAGATGGACCGGACGCTGGCGGCGTTGTACGGCGGGCCGCAGGAGGCCGGCGGGCCGCCGGGCGACCGGGGAGCCGGGCTCGGGGCCTCGGCGCCCCGGGTGGCCCGCTGGCTCGGTGACGTCCGCCGGTACTTCCCGGCCTCCGTGGTCCAGGTGATGCAGCGGGACGCCATCGACCGGCTCGGGCTGTCCGCGCTGTTGCTGGAGCCGGAGATGCTGGAGGCGGTCGAGGCCGACGTGCACCTGGTCGGCACCCTGGTCTCGTTGCACCACGCGATGCCGGAGACCACCCGGCGCACCGCGCGGCTGGTGGTGGGCAAGGTGGTGCGGGAGCTGGAGGCGCGGCTGGCGGGCCGCACCCGGGCCGTGCTGGGCGGGGCGCTCGACCGCTCGGCGCGGGTGGCACGGCCCCGCCACCGCGACATCGACTGGCACCGGACGATACGCGCCAACCTCGGCACCTACCTGCCCGAGCACCGCACGGTGGTGCCGGAGCGGCTGGTGGGCCACGGGCGGGCGGCGCGCGGGGTGCGCAAGGAGGTGGTGCTCTGCGTCGACCAGTCGGGCTCGATGGCGGCGTCGGTGGTGTACGCGTCGGTCTTCGGCGCCGTGCTCGCCTCGATGCGGTCGGTCGCCACCCGGCTGGTGGTCTTCGACACCGCCGTCGCCGACCTCACCGACCAGCTCGACGACCCGGTCGACGTGCTCTTCGGCGTGCGCCTCGGTGGCGGTACGGACATCAACCGGGCGCTCGCCCACTGCCAGTCGCTGATCGGCCGTCCCGCCGAGACGGTGGTGGTGCTCATCAGCGACCTGTTCGAGGGCGGCATACGGGAGGAGATGCTGCGCCGGGTGGCGGCGATGACGGGGGCGGGGGTGCGGTTCGTGGTGCTGCCGGCGCTCTCCGACGAGGGCGCGCCCGCGTACGACCGGCGGAACGCGGCGGCGCTGGCCGCGTTGGGGGTGCCGGTGTTCGCCTGCACGCCCGACCTGTTCCCGGAGGTGATGGCGGCGGCGATCGAGAAACGGCCGTTGCCGATACCCGACATGGCGTCGCATCAGGCATAAGGCGCCGTAACGGTGGCAAGGCGGGAAGGGGGGTTGCGGTGCCCCCGGTCGGCCGTGCGAGGATCCATCCGTCACCCGGAACGTGTGTCGATCCGTACGGGAAGGTCCCCCCACCTTGTCATCCGTGGCTCATGCCCTGCCTGCCGCCGTCGTGCCGTCGCGCACCACGGTCGCGGTGCGGCGCGCGCTGCGGGTGACGATGCTGCTCGGCGGATTCCTGGCGGTCGCCTTCCTCTTCGCGGGCAGGGCGCACGCCGACACACCGAGGGTGCCGGGTGTTCCCGGCGCGCACACCGCGGCGCGGTCCACCACGCCGCACCGGGCGGCCACCGGCAAGGCCCTTGCCGCCGCAGCGAGTTCGGCGGCGGACCGCGGCGAGATCCCGGGCGTGGCCCGGGGTGCCGTGGACGGTGGGTCCGGCCTCGACGCCACCGGGGTCCCCGGTGACGTCGCGCGGATGGCGGTGGTCCGCCCGGTCGGCACGCTGGACGACGCGTTGGAACCGGGCCGGGTCATCGGTGCCGTACGGCAGGTGGCCGGCCGTCTCGTGCCGGTCGCGGCCGGTCCGTCGGCCGGTGCGCCGGGCGGCGGTCACCACGTGGTGGCGGGCTCCCGTGCCGGTCACGGCGGTGCCACGGCCACGCGGCGTACCGCGTCTCCGGCGGCCGACGTTGCGCCGACGACGACCGGTGGCGGCCACGCGGCGTACGCCGTGAGCGGGGCGCACACCGGCGTCCAGGTGGCGCACCGGCGGCCCGCGCACGCTCCGGCGGCGCCCGCCGGACACCAGGAGCACCCTGGCGAGAGTGACGGCGTCCACCACGACGGTGGCGCCCACGCCACGTTGCCCGCGTCCGGCGCGCGGCTCCCGTTGAACGCGGTCGCGATCCGCGCCGCGCACGGTTCGTCGCCCCTCCAGCGGCCGGCGAACGTCTCCGTCCAGCCCGACTAGGCGGTCCCACGGCGACGCCCGGTGCGCGAGGCACGGGCGTGGCAGGACGCCTCCGGCTGTGGACGTGAGCGACCCCGGCGGGCCGTCGAGCCCCCGTACGTGTTCCCGCGTTCCGCGCAACTGACCGGTGTACGGGCCGTGTTGCCCGCATCCGACAGTGCGCGCCCGGCGTAGGCGTCGCGCCGCCCCGTTTCCTCTCGCGTGCCCGGCCGAGCCGTACACGTCCCGAAGAGAATCCGAAGAGAGAAAAGGTCCCCTCATGCGTACGAGCATTCGCCGTGCCGTTGTCGTCGTCGCCGCCGCTTCCGGGGTGTGGGCGCTCGGGAGCGTCGCCGCCAACGCGGCCACGCTGCCCGTGGTGCCCGGCACCGGCCAGGCCGTCGGCCGGGTCACCGGCGAGGTCACCGGCACGGCGGCCCGGCTGGCCTCCGTCGCCGGCCCGGTGAACGTCACCCACACCGTCGGCGCCGTGCGGGACAAGCTGCCCGTCGTCGGTTCGCCGACCGGCAGCGGACCGGTCGAGCACCCGATGACCACGGCGGCGCGGCCGGTGACCGGCGGGAACGTCCACCGGACCGGCGCCGTCCCGTCCGTGCGCCGGCTCGCCGAGGCGGCGCACGGCGTCGGTGCCGGCGCCGTGACCGGTGCGGTCGAGCACGTCGGTACGGTGCCCGCGGCCCCGGCCGGGCCCGCGCTGCCGTCCTCGGGCCTGCCGTCCGTCCCCTCCGTCCCGTCCGCGCCCTCCGTCCCGGCTCCGGGCGACGCCACCGATCTGTCCAACGGGATCCTCGCCGCCGGCACCCGGTTGGACGCGCTGACCAAGGCGGGCCCGCTCGCCAGGAAGGCCGTCGCCGGGACGCTCCCGGTGGCCCGGGGCGCCGTCGCCGGTGCCGGCAGCGTGGCGCGGGACGAGTCGGGGCAGGCCCGGCCGTTCGCCACCGGAGTCGTGCGGCAGGCCCGGCCGCTGACCGGCGCGGTCACTGGATGCGCCCAGGGCGTGGTCGCCCAGACCCTGCCCTTCGCGCACAACGCCGTGGCCGGCGCCGTCAACGGGGCCGTCCGGGTCGCGACCACCACGGTGAACGGGGTGCGCGTCGCGGTGACGCCGGTGGAGGCGGCCGGTTCGCTGCCGACGCTGCCGACCGGCGTCCCGTCGCTGCCGGGCACCGGCTCCCTGTCGGCCCTGCCGACCCTGCCGACCGGCGCCCTCGGCATCTGACCGACCGGGCCTCCATGGACCGCCGGGCGGTCCGGACGTGGTGCGTTCCCCGCCATCCCCCGCACCACTCCGGGCCGCCCGGCCTTCGGCCGCTCCGGGGCGCGACAGAGGGGCGCGACACACCCGCTCAGGTGTTTGTGACCGTTCTCACCGCGCTCGTGTGACGTTGGATTTAGACCCTCGCAGCGGGCAGGGATAACCTGCGATGCGGACATGCCGCGTACTTGGACGACGTGTGCGCCCTCTTCCCCGGATCGCGTCACCACGCCGTAGCCACTGGGTCACGGCACGCCCGCGCACACAAAAAACCCGCGATCACCAGACTGCGATTAAGAGAAGCAAAGGGACGGACGCGCGTGGACCTGTTCGAGTACCAAGCGAGGGATCTCTTCGCCAAGCACGATGTACCGGTGCTGAGCGGTGAAGTCATCGACACGCCGGAGGCCGCGCGCGAGGTTGCCGAGCGTCTCGGCGGCCGTGTGGTCGTCAAGGCGCAGGTCAAGACCGGTGGCCGCGGCAAGGCCGGCGGCGTGAAGCTGGCCGACGGCCCGGACGACGCGGTGGAGAAGGCCGGCGCCATCCTGGGCATGGACATCAAGGGCCACACGGTCCACAAGGTGATGCTGGCCCAGACCGCGGACATCGTGGACGAGTACTACGTCTCGTTCCTGCTGGACCGTGCCAACCGGACGTTCCTCGCCATGGCCTCCGTCGAGGGCGGCATGGAGATCGAGGAGGTGGCCGCCACCAAGCCGGAGGCGCTCGCCAAGGTCCCGGTGGACGCCAAGGAGGGCGTGACCGACGCCAAGGCCCGCGAGATCGTCGAGGCCGCCAAGTTCCCGGCCGAGGTCGCCGACCAGGTCGCCGAGGTCCTCAAGAAGCTGTGGACCGTCTTCATCAAGGAAGACGCCCTGCTGGTCGAGGTCAACCCGCTGGCGAAGACCGGTGACGGCACGGTGCTGGCGATCGACGGCAAGGTGTCGCTGGACGCCAACGCCGCCTTCCGGCAGCCGGACCACGCCGAGCTGGAGGACAAGGCTTCCGCCAACCCGCTGGAGGCCGCCGCCAAGGCCAAGGGCCTCAACTACGTCAAGCTCGACGGCGAGGTCGGCATCATCGGCAACGGCGCGGGCCTGGTCATGTCGACCCTGGACGTCGTCGCCTACGCCGGCGAGAAGCACGGCAACGTCAAGCCGGCCAACTTCCTGGACATCGGCGGCGGCGCCTCCGCCGAGGTGATGGCCAACGGTCTGGAGATCATCCTGGGCGACCCGGCCGTCAAGTCGGTCTTCGTCAACGTCTTCGGCGGCATCACCGCGTGCGACGCGGTCGCCAACGGCATCGTCCAGGCCCTGGAGCTGCTCAAGTCCAAGGGCGAGGACGTCAACAAGCCGCTGGTCGTGCGTCTGGACGGCAACAACGCCGAGCTGGGCCGCAAGATCCTCACCGACGCCAACCACCCGCTGGTGCAGCAGGTGGACACCATGGATGACGCGGCGGACCGCGCCGCCGAGCTGGCTGCTAAGTAAAGGACGAGGTAACCGACACCATGGCTATCTTCCTCACCAAGGAATCCAAGGTCATCGTCCAGGGCATGACCGGCTCCGAGGGCCAGAAGCACACCCGCCGGATGCTCGCCTCCGGCACCAACATCGTCGGCGGTGTCAACCCGCGCAAGGCCGGCCAGAAGGTCGACTTCGACGGCACCGAGGTACCGGTCTTCGGCACGGTCAAGGAGGCCATCGAGGCCACCGGCGCCGACGTGACCGTCATCTTCGTCCCGGAGAAGTTCACCAAGGACGCGGTCGTCGAGGCCATCGACGCCGAGATCCCGCTGGCCGTCGTGATCACCGAGGGCATCGCGGTCCACGACACCGCC belongs to Streptantibioticus cattleyicolor NRRL 8057 = DSM 46488 and includes:
- the sucC gene encoding ADP-forming succinate--CoA ligase subunit beta, with the translated sequence MDLFEYQARDLFAKHDVPVLSGEVIDTPEAAREVAERLGGRVVVKAQVKTGGRGKAGGVKLADGPDDAVEKAGAILGMDIKGHTVHKVMLAQTADIVDEYYVSFLLDRANRTFLAMASVEGGMEIEEVAATKPEALAKVPVDAKEGVTDAKAREIVEAAKFPAEVADQVAEVLKKLWTVFIKEDALLVEVNPLAKTGDGTVLAIDGKVSLDANAAFRQPDHAELEDKASANPLEAAAKAKGLNYVKLDGEVGIIGNGAGLVMSTLDVVAYAGEKHGNVKPANFLDIGGGASAEVMANGLEIILGDPAVKSVFVNVFGGITACDAVANGIVQALELLKSKGEDVNKPLVVRLDGNNAELGRKILTDANHPLVQQVDTMDDAADRAAELAAK
- a CDS encoding DUF5682 family protein is translated as MTARTRPADPPPAPAGSPLLLGVRHHGPGSARGVRAALERHRPAVVLVEGPREADAVVELAGAEGMRPPVALLAHAVDDPAVAAFWPFAEFSPEWQAIRWAVERRVPVRFIDLPAAHTLALRQAPPEEDGVRADPLAVLARTAGYDDPERWWEDAVEHRAGDGDVTAAFAAVAEAMTVLRGSPGEGDPGGVEAAREAHMRLRIREAVREFGHAAVVCGAWHVPALARARPVTADRQAVRGLPKVRAAITWVPWTHRRLTRSSGYGAGIDSPGWYAHLFRHAGREPGAVLAGWLTTVAGLLREEDLPVSTAHVIEAVRLAETLAALRGRPLAGLAESLDAARAVLCEGSEVPLALVRERLVVGEALGQVPPEAPAVPLARDLARLQRALRLRPEAAERRLDLDLRNDTDARRSRLLHRLALLGVDWGHPDTSRTGGTGTFRESWRLRWEPESAVRVAEAGVWGTTVRAAATAKTQDAAGSAATLAEVTALAERCLPAGLPEALRTVTRALADKAALDTDVSQLAQALPALVRSVRYGDVRDTDAAALREVAEGIALRVCVGLPPACAGLDESGATVMRGHLDAVHAAVGLLGGAGPGERWAATLGVLARRDAAVSGLIRGRAVRLLLDDGRLTAPEAERLMALALSPGTPHRDAAALIDGFLADGGMLLVHDERLLGLVDRWLTAVPKEAFTDVLPLVRRTFGRFEAGVRRSVGELVRRGTGGGAARAAGPAEGLPGFAPELDAARADAVLPVLRLLLGHREEGVTA
- a CDS encoding VWA domain-containing protein, whose protein sequence is MVLGGGAADGTGRLLTGRDAEMDRTLAALYGGPQEAGGPPGDRGAGLGASAPRVARWLGDVRRYFPASVVQVMQRDAIDRLGLSALLLEPEMLEAVEADVHLVGTLVSLHHAMPETTRRTARLVVGKVVRELEARLAGRTRAVLGGALDRSARVARPRHRDIDWHRTIRANLGTYLPEHRTVVPERLVGHGRAARGVRKEVVLCVDQSGSMAASVVYASVFGAVLASMRSVATRLVVFDTAVADLTDQLDDPVDVLFGVRLGGGTDINRALAHCQSLIGRPAETVVVLISDLFEGGIREEMLRRVAAMTGAGVRFVVLPALSDEGAPAYDRRNAAALAALGVPVFACTPDLFPEVMAAAIEKRPLPIPDMASHQA
- a CDS encoding ATP-binding protein, yielding MTEQALRPHAEDAFAEELKALAAADDRPRPPRWNLSPWAVAKYLLGGTLPDGTVITPKYTGPRRVVEVAVSTLATDRALLLLGVPGTAKTWVSEHLAAAVSGDSTLLVQGTAGTPEEAIRYGWNYAQLLAEGPSRKALVPGPVMRAMADGRLARVEELTRIPADVQDTLITVLSEKTLPIPELGEEVMAVRGFNLIATANDRDRGVNELSSALRRRFNTVVLPLPATVEEEVSIVTRRVAQIGRGIDLPPVPEGADEIRRVVTVFRELREGVTADGRTRVKSPSGTLSTAEAISVVTGGLALAAHFGDGVLRPADIAAGMLGAVVRDPAADRLVWREYLESVVREREGWQDFYRACREVTSA